One genomic window of Streptomyces sp. NBC_01276 includes the following:
- a CDS encoding GNAT family N-acetyltransferase, with product MTKIHMLSVPPTDDEVDAWWAVQVAAHAADAAALPGLPPPARVEAAGRLRVTPVRGRLCHWVTEDGDGHASLMLFTEPGNTHTAFLEELTVRPDARRRGVGTALWQRIREELREQGRTSVATVADIGGPGQAFAESLGFENVLPIGWYVQELPQAAPEVPDTPGYELLTWPGLVPDAWAPATAVAHAAMEDAPSGDSDEQFPTWTPERVHAAQQLVLDRGGDITVVAAVTPAGEVAAYTALVLPDPHGPRALQYDTVVVPAHRGHGLGRAVKLRMLAEAAARHPELRRVGTTVADENTPMRAVNEALGYRHERDAGLFQLKL from the coding sequence ATGACGAAGATCCACATGCTGTCCGTTCCCCCGACCGACGACGAGGTGGACGCCTGGTGGGCGGTCCAGGTCGCCGCCCACGCCGCCGACGCCGCGGCCCTGCCCGGCCTGCCCCCGCCCGCCCGGGTGGAGGCCGCCGGGCGGCTGCGCGTGACACCCGTCCGCGGCCGGCTGTGCCACTGGGTCACCGAGGACGGCGACGGGCACGCGTCCCTGATGCTCTTCACCGAACCGGGCAACACGCACACCGCGTTCCTGGAGGAGCTGACCGTACGGCCCGACGCGCGCCGGCGGGGGGTGGGCACGGCCCTGTGGCAGCGGATCCGTGAGGAACTGCGGGAGCAGGGCCGCACCTCCGTCGCCACCGTCGCCGACATCGGCGGCCCCGGCCAGGCCTTCGCCGAGTCCCTCGGCTTCGAGAACGTGCTGCCGATCGGCTGGTACGTCCAGGAACTCCCGCAGGCCGCCCCCGAGGTCCCCGACACTCCCGGCTACGAGCTCCTGACCTGGCCCGGCCTGGTCCCCGACGCCTGGGCCCCGGCCACCGCCGTCGCCCACGCGGCCATGGAGGACGCCCCGAGCGGCGACAGCGACGAGCAGTTCCCGACCTGGACGCCCGAGCGGGTGCACGCCGCGCAGCAGCTGGTCCTGGACCGGGGCGGGGACATCACCGTCGTCGCGGCCGTCACCCCGGCCGGGGAGGTCGCCGCGTACACCGCGCTCGTACTGCCGGACCCGCACGGCCCGCGCGCCCTCCAGTACGACACCGTCGTCGTCCCCGCGCACCGGGGACACGGCCTGGGACGGGCGGTCAAGCTGCGGATGCTCGCCGAGGCCGCCGCCCGCCACCCGGAGCTGCGCCGCGTCGGCACCACCGTGGCCGACGAGAACACCCCGATGCGCGCCGTGAACGAAGCCCTCGGCTACCGGCACGAGCGCGACGCGGGGCTCTTCCAGCTCAAGCTCTGA
- a CDS encoding LPXTG cell wall anchor domain-containing protein codes for MSAPRPLLTALGATTLLAALWFVPSANATAPGHPAGSSGAPAAANTGTVTAADTGTVTAADTGTVTSTDTGTDTGAGVGTGTTGTGTGSLAGVSEAEPASVVTLSLADTGSTDTTPYVVGGTLCLGLGAGFVAFSVRRSRSL; via the coding sequence GTGTCCGCACCTCGACCGCTGCTCACCGCTCTCGGAGCGACCACCCTCCTCGCCGCCCTCTGGTTCGTCCCCTCGGCGAACGCCACGGCGCCCGGACATCCGGCGGGCTCCTCCGGCGCACCCGCCGCCGCCAACACGGGCACCGTCACCGCCGCCGACACCGGCACGGTCACCGCCGCCGACACCGGCACGGTCACCAGTACCGACACAGGTACGGATACGGGCGCCGGCGTCGGCACCGGCACCACCGGCACCGGCACCGGCAGCCTCGCCGGTGTCAGCGAGGCGGAGCCGGCCTCCGTCGTCACCCTCTCGCTCGCCGACACCGGCAGCACCGACACCACCCCGTACGTGGTCGGCGGCACGCTCTGCCTCGGCCTCGGGGCCGGCTTCGTGGCCTTCTCCGTACGCCGCTCCCGCAGCCTGTAG
- a CDS encoding enoyl-CoA hydratase-related protein: MDEVRYGEFVAVRRHGDGGAVAELVLDRPKAMNAVSTEMARSIGAACAALAADASVRVVVLSSTHERAFCVGADLKERNSFSDAELVRQRPTTRGAYGGVLELPMPTVAAVHGFALGGGFELALACDVIVADETAVVGLPEVSVGVIPGGGGTQLLPRRVGAARAAELIFTARRVEAAEALSLGLVDSLAPAGEDRTRALELAAAMAANSPVGLRAAKRALRLGHGMDLAAGLEIEDAAWRTVAFSGDRAEGVAAFNEKRKPNWPGE, encoded by the coding sequence GTGGACGAGGTCCGGTACGGGGAGTTCGTCGCGGTGCGGCGCCATGGTGACGGCGGAGCCGTCGCCGAGCTGGTGCTGGACCGGCCCAAGGCGATGAACGCCGTTTCCACGGAGATGGCGCGGTCCATCGGGGCGGCCTGCGCGGCGCTCGCCGCCGACGCCTCGGTACGGGTGGTCGTGCTCTCCTCCACCCATGAGCGGGCCTTCTGCGTGGGCGCGGACCTCAAGGAGCGCAACTCCTTCTCGGACGCCGAGCTGGTGCGGCAGCGGCCCACCACCCGGGGGGCCTACGGCGGCGTGCTGGAGCTGCCGATGCCGACCGTCGCCGCGGTGCACGGCTTCGCGCTGGGCGGCGGCTTCGAGCTGGCGCTGGCCTGTGACGTGATCGTGGCCGACGAGACGGCGGTGGTCGGCCTGCCCGAGGTGTCGGTCGGCGTGATCCCCGGCGGCGGCGGTACGCAGCTGCTGCCCCGGCGGGTCGGGGCGGCCCGGGCGGCCGAGCTGATCTTCACGGCCCGGCGGGTGGAGGCCGCGGAGGCGCTCTCCCTGGGCCTGGTGGACTCGCTGGCCCCGGCGGGCGAGGACCGTACGCGGGCCCTGGAGCTGGCGGCGGCGATGGCGGCGAACTCCCCCGTCGGGCTGCGCGCGGCCAAGCGGGCGCTGCGGCTGGGTCACGGGATGGACCTGGCGGCCGGACTGGAGATCGAGGACGCGGCCTGGCGCACGGTGGCCTTCTCCGGGGACCGGGCCGAGGGCGTGGCGGCGTTCAACGAGAAGCGCAAGCCGAACTGGCCGGGGGAGTAG
- a CDS encoding diguanylate cyclase domain-containing protein — translation MGVDGRLRAVVGLAQAMAAACAPRDSVRAAARGARVAMDGSFAAISAWERERGRLRVLVNEGERRAGEEEFPEDESYPVHDFPEITEFLHERWAGGGGPHAWVESAVGDRPGRRGEALRRRGRGSCVVAPIVLSGRAWGELYVARDEGLPDFDDDDAEFAAVLAAVVAAGLAQNERLEEARRLAFTDPLTGLANRRAVDMRLDEALEEHRRAGTVVSLVVCDLNGLKKVNDTLGHAMGDRLLERFGSVLSLCGAMLAGTLVARLGGDEFCLVSVGPSADEVVRVTEEVCVRAAELELGEGVACGVASTGDPIGPVRSSRRLFRLADAAQYKAKAARSAQPVVAGRDTAVVRLADAAAAREAPGERRRFRGRQ, via the coding sequence ATGGGAGTTGACGGGCGGCTTCGGGCCGTCGTGGGCCTCGCGCAGGCCATGGCGGCTGCCTGCGCGCCGCGGGACAGCGTCCGGGCCGCCGCCCGGGGCGCACGGGTGGCGATGGACGGGTCCTTCGCCGCCATCTCCGCGTGGGAGCGCGAGCGGGGCCGGCTGCGGGTGCTCGTCAACGAGGGGGAACGGCGGGCCGGGGAGGAGGAGTTCCCGGAGGACGAGTCCTATCCGGTGCACGACTTCCCGGAGATCACCGAGTTCCTGCACGAACGCTGGGCGGGCGGGGGCGGGCCGCACGCCTGGGTCGAGAGCGCGGTCGGCGACCGGCCGGGCCGCCGGGGCGAGGCCCTGCGCCGGCGCGGGCGCGGCAGCTGCGTGGTCGCGCCGATCGTGCTCAGCGGGCGGGCCTGGGGCGAGCTGTACGTCGCCCGGGACGAGGGGCTGCCCGACTTCGACGACGACGACGCCGAGTTCGCGGCGGTCCTCGCGGCGGTGGTCGCGGCCGGACTCGCGCAGAACGAACGGCTGGAGGAGGCGCGCAGGCTGGCCTTCACCGACCCGCTGACCGGGCTCGCGAACCGGCGGGCCGTCGACATGCGGCTCGACGAGGCCCTGGAGGAACACCGGCGCGCCGGAACGGTGGTGAGCCTGGTCGTCTGCGACCTCAACGGCCTCAAGAAGGTCAACGACACCCTCGGGCACGCCATGGGCGACCGGCTGCTGGAGCGGTTCGGCTCGGTGCTGAGCCTGTGCGGGGCCATGCTGGCGGGCACGCTGGTCGCCCGGCTGGGCGGCGACGAGTTCTGCCTGGTGAGCGTGGGGCCCTCGGCCGACGAGGTGGTCCGGGTGACCGAGGAGGTGTGCGTGCGCGCCGCCGAACTGGAGCTGGGCGAAGGGGTGGCCTGCGGGGTCGCGTCCACCGGGGACCCGATCGGGCCGGTCAGGTCCTCGCGCCGGCTCTTCCGGCTGGCGGACGCCGCCCAGTACAAGGCGAAGGCCGCGCGCTCGGCGCAGCCGGTGGTGGCGGGCCGGGACACGGCCGTGGTGCGGCTCGCCGACGCGGCCGCCGCGCGCGAGGCCCCGGGGGAGCGGCGCCGCTTCCGCGGCCGCCAGTGA
- a CDS encoding Ig-like domain-containing protein yields the protein MRTYSKRRRRSLVAVSAVLGGVLMLSACNDAGDEKAKGGADTGKSQADVDAAAAKDTSKARIAITPKGGATNVGLNDATNVTVSDGKLTKVELKSTEGGAVAGKISADGKSWKPDGALKRSTKYTLAATAKDEAGREAHENTSFTTVSPENSYVGSFIPDEGETVGVGMPVSITFNKPIKDMKAVQAAITVSSTSGQEVVGHWFGNQRLDFRPEQYWQANSTVTLKLALEGVQGAPGIQGVQNKTVTFKIGRSQVSTVDTKTKKMTVTRDGQVLKTIPISAGSPENPTYNGQMVISEKFKETRMDGSTVGFKNSEGKGEYDIKDVPHAMRLSESGTFIHGNYWGSDSIFGSVNTSHGCVGLNDTKGANDPDTAGSWFFDNSLIGDVVTVTNSPDKTIKPDNGLNGWNMSWAEWKAGPSA from the coding sequence GTGAGGACGTACAGCAAGCGGCGGCGAAGGTCCCTGGTGGCCGTGTCCGCCGTGCTCGGTGGCGTACTGATGCTTTCGGCCTGTAACGACGCGGGCGACGAGAAGGCAAAGGGCGGCGCGGACACGGGCAAGTCGCAGGCGGATGTGGACGCCGCGGCGGCCAAGGACACCTCCAAGGCCCGAATAGCCATCACGCCCAAGGGCGGCGCGACCAACGTCGGCCTGAACGACGCCACGAACGTCACCGTCAGCGACGGAAAGCTCACCAAGGTCGAGCTCAAGTCCACGGAGGGCGGGGCCGTCGCGGGCAAGATCTCCGCCGACGGCAAGAGCTGGAAGCCGGACGGCGCGCTGAAGCGCTCGACGAAGTACACCCTCGCGGCGACCGCGAAGGACGAGGCCGGGCGCGAGGCGCACGAGAACACCTCCTTCACGACGGTCTCCCCGGAGAACAGCTACGTCGGCTCGTTCATCCCGGACGAGGGCGAGACGGTCGGCGTGGGCATGCCCGTGTCGATCACCTTCAACAAGCCGATCAAGGACATGAAGGCCGTGCAGGCGGCCATCACGGTCTCCTCCACCAGCGGCCAGGAAGTCGTCGGCCACTGGTTCGGCAACCAGCGCCTGGACTTCCGTCCGGAGCAGTACTGGCAGGCGAACTCCACCGTCACGCTGAAGCTGGCGCTGGAGGGCGTGCAGGGTGCTCCCGGCATCCAGGGCGTCCAGAACAAGACCGTCACCTTCAAGATCGGCCGGAGCCAGGTCTCCACGGTCGACACGAAGACCAAGAAGATGACGGTCACCCGCGACGGGCAGGTCCTCAAGACCATCCCGATCTCGGCGGGCTCCCCGGAGAACCCGACCTACAACGGTCAGATGGTGATCTCCGAGAAGTTCAAGGAGACCCGGATGGACGGCTCCACTGTCGGCTTCAAGAACAGTGAGGGCAAGGGCGAGTACGACATCAAGGACGTTCCGCACGCGATGCGGCTGTCCGAGTCGGGCACCTTCATCCACGGCAACTACTGGGGATCGGACTCGATCTTCGGCAGCGTGAACACCAGCCACGGCTGTGTCGGTCTGAACGACACCAAGGGCGCCAACGACCCGGACACCGCCGGTTCCTGGTTCTTCGACAACTCGCTCATCGGCGACGTGGTCACGGTGACGAACTCCCCGGACAAGACCATCAAGCCCGACAACGGCCTCAACGGCTGGAACATGAGCTGGGCGGAGTGGAAGGCCGGTCCCTCGGCCTGA
- a CDS encoding ABC transporter ATP-binding protein, with the protein MYQLTGVTKRYRRGKETIDALAGVDLTIEDGGRLVIQGPTGGGKSTLLQMLGALDRPTTGQVVLDGLDLATVSEARLTRVRAENIGFVFQSFNLIPTLTAQENVETALVPLGLKAGERRARAAEALESVGLGERMGHLPGEMSGGQQQRVAIARALVKKPKVLLADEPTGNLDESMRDEIMDLLEGLWKEHGLTFVMVTHDSALARRAPRLATIRHGRVTITENP; encoded by the coding sequence ATGTACCAGCTCACCGGAGTCACCAAGCGCTACCGGCGCGGCAAGGAAACCATCGACGCGCTCGCCGGCGTCGACCTGACCATCGAGGACGGCGGCCGGCTCGTCATCCAGGGACCCACCGGCGGCGGCAAGTCCACCCTGCTCCAGATGCTCGGCGCGCTCGACCGGCCCACGACGGGACAGGTCGTCCTCGACGGACTCGACCTGGCCACCGTCTCCGAGGCCCGCCTGACCCGGGTCCGCGCCGAGAACATCGGCTTCGTCTTCCAGTCCTTCAACCTCATCCCGACGCTCACCGCCCAGGAGAACGTCGAGACGGCCCTCGTCCCCCTCGGCCTGAAGGCCGGCGAGCGGCGCGCACGGGCCGCCGAGGCCCTGGAGTCGGTGGGGCTGGGCGAGCGGATGGGCCACCTGCCCGGCGAGATGTCCGGCGGCCAGCAGCAGCGCGTCGCCATCGCGCGGGCACTCGTCAAGAAGCCCAAGGTGCTGCTCGCCGACGAGCCCACCGGCAACCTCGACGAATCCATGCGCGACGAGATCATGGACCTGCTGGAAGGGCTCTGGAAGGAGCACGGGCTGACCTTCGTGATGGTCACCCACGACAGCGCCCTCGCCCGCCGGGCACCCCGCCTGGCAACCATCCGGCACGGCAGGGTGACCATCACCGAAAACCCCTGA
- a CDS encoding ABC transporter permease encodes MFFTYLRRELRRRRKAALVVASGLALGIALVIVVTSVSAGMNAAQGKVLQSLYGLGTDMTVTKAQTPPGENGQPGRPRFQFDAKGDGDANADAEQSHDIVMPQGFQTLDAATVGKVSGQNGVAQAVGGLSLQVMKVNGQFKRGELRHSQGGGNGGNGGGRGGAGGQGGAGAGQGGTVEGGGANFDVNSFSVYGADVAHPALGPLTTSKITSGRTFQAGETDTAVAVVDSAYASQNKLAVDATLTIKNTPFKVIGIATADSGDATANVYVPLKQAQTLAGAADKITTVYVQAKDSQAIGSVKQAIQKNVPDTTVTTSADLADTVSGSLSTASSLASTVGTWLSYAVLAAAFLVAGLLTSSAVSRRVREFGTLKALGWKSSRVTRQVAGEALVNGLIGGVLGIGVGLAAAYAITAVSPSLTAQLAGGGGGRGGRGGGRMFGGAARQAAGKAVDVALTAPVSLATIGLAVALAVAGGLVAGGFGGWRASRLRPADALRRVE; translated from the coding sequence ATGTTCTTCACCTACCTCCGGCGCGAGTTGCGCCGCCGCCGGAAGGCCGCGCTCGTCGTCGCCTCCGGGCTCGCCCTCGGCATCGCCCTCGTCATCGTGGTCACCTCCGTCTCGGCGGGCATGAACGCCGCCCAGGGCAAGGTCCTCCAGTCGCTCTACGGCCTCGGCACGGACATGACCGTCACCAAGGCCCAGACCCCGCCGGGCGAGAACGGGCAACCCGGCAGGCCCCGCTTCCAGTTCGACGCCAAGGGCGACGGCGACGCGAACGCCGACGCCGAGCAGAGCCACGACATCGTGATGCCGCAGGGCTTCCAGACCCTCGACGCGGCCACGGTCGGCAAGGTGTCCGGCCAGAACGGGGTCGCGCAGGCGGTGGGCGGCCTCAGCCTCCAGGTGATGAAGGTCAACGGCCAGTTCAAGCGGGGCGAGTTGCGGCACTCCCAGGGCGGCGGCAACGGCGGCAACGGCGGCGGCCGCGGCGGGGCGGGCGGCCAGGGCGGCGCGGGCGCCGGCCAGGGCGGGACGGTCGAGGGCGGCGGTGCGAACTTCGACGTCAACTCCTTCTCCGTCTACGGTGCGGACGTGGCGCACCCCGCGCTCGGCCCGCTCACCACCTCCAAGATCACCTCCGGTCGCACCTTCCAGGCCGGCGAAACGGACACCGCCGTCGCCGTCGTGGACAGCGCGTACGCGAGCCAGAACAAGCTCGCCGTGGACGCCACGCTGACCATCAAGAACACCCCGTTCAAGGTCATCGGCATCGCCACCGCCGACAGCGGCGACGCCACCGCCAACGTCTACGTCCCGCTCAAGCAGGCCCAGACCCTGGCCGGGGCGGCCGACAAGATCACCACGGTCTACGTCCAGGCGAAGGACTCCCAGGCCATCGGCTCCGTCAAGCAGGCCATCCAGAAGAACGTCCCCGACACCACGGTCACCACCTCCGCCGACCTCGCGGACACCGTCTCCGGCTCCCTCTCCACGGCCTCCTCGCTGGCCTCCACCGTCGGCACCTGGCTCTCGTACGCCGTCCTCGCCGCGGCCTTCCTCGTCGCCGGCCTGCTCACCTCCTCCGCCGTCTCCCGCCGGGTCAGGGAGTTCGGCACCCTCAAGGCGCTCGGCTGGAAGAGCAGCCGCGTCACCCGCCAGGTCGCCGGAGAAGCCCTGGTCAACGGCCTGATCGGCGGAGTGCTCGGGATCGGCGTCGGACTCGCCGCCGCCTACGCGATCACCGCCGTCAGCCCCAGCCTCACCGCGCAGCTCGCGGGCGGGGGCGGCGGCCGCGGGGGGCGCGGCGGAGGCCGGATGTTCGGCGGCGCCGCCCGCCAGGCGGCCGGAAAGGCCGTGGACGTGGCGCTCACCGCTCCCGTCTCGCTCGCCACCATCGGCCTGGCCGTCGCCCTCGCGGTGGCCGGAGGCCTCGTCGCGGGCGGCTTCGGCGGCTGGCGCGCCTCCCGGCTGCGGCCCGCGGACGCCCTGCGCCGCGTCGAGTAG
- the hutH gene encoding histidine ammonia-lyase — protein MHTVVVGTSGTTAEDVIAVARGNARIELSGEALDALARAREIVDALAAKPEPVYGVSTGFGALASRHISPELRAQLQRNIVRSHAAGMGPRVEREVVRALMFLRLKTVASGHTGVRPSVAQTMADVLNAGITPVVHEYGSLGCSGDLAPLSHCALALMGEGDAEGPDGTVRPAGELLAEYGIEPVELREKEGLALLNGTDGMLGMLVMALADLDRLYKSADITAALTLEALLGTEKVLQPELHAIRPHPGQGASAANMAAVLKGSGLTGHFQEESAPRVQDAYSVRCAPQVAGAGRDTMAHAALVASRELASAVDNPVVLPDGRVESNGNFHGAPVAYVLDFLAIAAADLGSIAERRTDRLLDKNRSHGLPPFLADDAGVDSGLMIAQYTQAALVSEMKRLAVPASADSIPSSAMQEDHVSMGWSAARKLRTAIDNLTRIIAIELYAATRAIELRHGLTPAPASRAAIAAAREAGVEGPGPDRFLAPDLAAADAFVRAGGLVAAVEPVTGPLA, from the coding sequence ATGCACACTGTCGTGGTGGGAACGTCCGGGACCACCGCCGAGGACGTCATCGCAGTCGCCCGAGGCAACGCGCGGATCGAGCTGTCCGGCGAGGCCCTGGACGCCCTCGCCCGCGCTCGCGAGATCGTCGACGCGCTCGCCGCCAAGCCCGAACCCGTCTACGGGGTCTCCACCGGGTTCGGCGCCCTCGCCTCCCGTCACATCAGCCCCGAGCTGCGCGCGCAGCTCCAGCGCAACATCGTCCGCTCGCACGCCGCCGGCATGGGCCCGCGCGTCGAGCGGGAGGTCGTGCGCGCCCTGATGTTCCTGCGCCTGAAGACGGTGGCCTCCGGGCACACCGGGGTGCGTCCCTCCGTCGCCCAGACCATGGCCGACGTGCTCAACGCCGGGATCACCCCCGTCGTCCACGAGTACGGCTCCCTCGGCTGCTCCGGCGACCTGGCCCCCCTTTCGCACTGCGCGCTCGCGCTGATGGGCGAGGGCGACGCCGAGGGGCCGGACGGCACCGTCCGCCCCGCCGGCGAACTGCTCGCCGAGTACGGCATCGAGCCCGTCGAGCTGCGGGAGAAGGAGGGCCTCGCCCTCCTCAACGGCACCGACGGCATGCTCGGCATGCTGGTCATGGCCCTCGCCGACCTCGACCGGCTCTACAAGTCCGCCGACATCACCGCCGCCCTCACCCTGGAGGCGCTGCTCGGCACCGAGAAGGTGCTCCAGCCCGAGCTGCACGCCATCCGCCCGCACCCCGGCCAGGGCGCCTCCGCCGCCAACATGGCCGCCGTGCTCAAGGGCTCCGGTCTCACCGGGCACTTCCAGGAGGAGTCCGCCCCGCGCGTCCAGGACGCCTACTCCGTGCGCTGCGCCCCGCAGGTCGCCGGCGCGGGCCGCGACACCATGGCGCACGCCGCCCTGGTCGCCTCCCGCGAACTGGCCTCCGCCGTCGACAACCCGGTGGTGCTGCCCGACGGACGCGTGGAGTCCAACGGCAACTTCCACGGCGCGCCCGTCGCCTACGTGCTGGACTTCCTGGCCATCGCCGCCGCCGACCTCGGCTCCATCGCCGAGCGCCGCACCGACCGCCTCCTCGACAAGAACCGCAGCCACGGCCTGCCGCCGTTCCTGGCGGACGACGCCGGTGTGGACTCCGGCCTGATGATCGCCCAGTACACGCAGGCCGCCCTGGTCAGCGAGATGAAGCGGCTGGCCGTTCCGGCCTCCGCCGACTCGATCCCCTCCTCCGCCATGCAGGAGGACCACGTCTCCATGGGGTGGTCGGCCGCGCGCAAGCTGCGTACCGCGATCGACAACCTGACCCGGATCATCGCCATCGAGCTCTACGCGGCCACCCGGGCCATCGAGCTGCGCCACGGCCTCACCCCGGCGCCGGCCAGCCGCGCCGCGATCGCCGCGGCGCGGGAGGCGGGCGTGGAGGGTCCCGGGCCGGATCGTTTCCTCGCCCCCGACCTGGCCGCCGCCGACGCCTTCGTGCGCGCGGGCGGTCTCGTGGCGGCCGTGGAGCCGGTGACGGGCCCGCTGGCCTGA
- a CDS encoding biotin--[acetyl-CoA-carboxylase] ligase, which translates to MTPSDAAAGPSAGRWSSLDRPPLNAAALRRALVVEGGLWTSLEVVPATGSTNTDLAGRAADLPEGAVLVAEEQTAGRGRLDRSWTAPARSGLFFSVLLKPGEEVPQERWGWLTLLAGVAAAQGLSRAAGVDTSLKWPNDLLVTVDGEERKAAGILAERVADGVVVGIGLNVTLTEDELPVPAAGSLLLAKATVTDREPLLKAVLRTLEEWYGRWRAAGGDPAESGLQEAYAAGCATLGRHVRAELPGGRSLTGTAEAVDVDGRLVIRTPEEEREAVGAGDVVHLRSVR; encoded by the coding sequence ATGACGCCATCAGATGCAGCAGCCGGACCCTCCGCGGGACGCTGGTCGAGCCTGGACCGGCCTCCCCTCAACGCCGCCGCCCTGCGCCGGGCCCTCGTCGTCGAGGGCGGCCTGTGGACCTCCCTGGAGGTGGTCCCCGCCACCGGCTCCACCAACACCGACCTCGCCGGGAGGGCCGCGGACCTGCCGGAGGGGGCCGTGCTGGTCGCCGAGGAGCAGACCGCCGGGCGGGGCCGCCTGGACCGCAGCTGGACGGCTCCGGCGCGGTCGGGGCTGTTCTTCTCCGTCCTGCTCAAGCCCGGGGAGGAGGTGCCGCAGGAGCGGTGGGGATGGCTGACCCTGCTGGCCGGGGTGGCCGCCGCGCAGGGTCTGTCCCGGGCGGCGGGCGTGGACACCTCCCTGAAATGGCCCAACGACCTGCTGGTCACGGTGGACGGGGAGGAGCGCAAGGCCGCCGGGATCCTCGCGGAGCGGGTCGCGGACGGGGTCGTGGTCGGGATCGGGCTCAACGTCACGCTGACCGAGGACGAGCTGCCGGTGCCGGCGGCGGGGTCGCTGCTGCTGGCGAAGGCGACGGTGACGGACCGGGAGCCGCTGCTCAAGGCGGTGCTGCGGACACTGGAGGAGTGGTACGGGCGCTGGCGCGCGGCCGGCGGGGACCCGGCCGAGAGCGGCCTCCAGGAGGCGTACGCGGCGGGCTGCGCGACCCTGGGCCGGCACGTCCGCGCAGAGCTGCCCGGCGGGCGCTCCCTCACCGGAACGGCCGAAGCGGTGGACGTGGACGGGCGGCTGGTGATCCGGACGCCGGAGGAGGAGCGGGAGGCGGTGGGCGCGGGCGACGTGGTGCACCTGCGCTCCGTGCGCTGA
- a CDS encoding adenylate/guanylate cyclase domain-containing protein — protein MTVDDSTSSASGSGPGPGSGSGSGPGTPIGRDQHTPMHEVDHTAQPTADPLAIRLEQLILGAERRYTPFQAARSAGVSMELASRFWRAMGFADIGQARALTEADVLALRRLAGLVEAGLLSEPMAVQVARSTGQTTARLAEWQIDSFLEGLTEPPEPGMTRTEVTYPLVELLLPELEEFLVYVWRRQLAAATGRVVQVADDEEMVDRRLAVGFADLVGFTRLTRRLEEEELGELVEAFETTAADLVAAHGGRLIKTLGDEVLYCADDSATAAEIALRLIETMEADPQMPELRVGIAFGTVTTRMGDVFGTTVNLASRLTSIAPKDAVLVDGAMAEELSRTGAAPKSEKGAEAEEGGGSYRFALQPMWQRPVRGLGVVEPWSLTRRTPKIPG, from the coding sequence TTGACCGTCGACGACTCTACGTCCAGCGCGTCCGGGTCCGGTCCGGGCCCGGGGAGCGGCTCCGGCTCGGGGCCCGGGACGCCGATCGGGCGCGACCAGCACACCCCGATGCACGAGGTGGACCACACCGCCCAGCCCACGGCCGACCCGCTCGCGATCCGGCTGGAGCAGCTGATCCTGGGCGCCGAGCGGCGCTACACGCCCTTCCAGGCCGCCCGCAGCGCCGGGGTGTCGATGGAGCTGGCCTCGCGCTTCTGGCGGGCCATGGGCTTCGCGGACATCGGGCAGGCGCGCGCGCTGACGGAGGCCGACGTGCTGGCGCTGCGCCGCCTGGCCGGTCTCGTGGAGGCGGGGCTGCTCAGCGAGCCGATGGCCGTGCAGGTGGCCCGGTCCACCGGGCAGACCACCGCCCGGTTGGCGGAGTGGCAGATCGATTCCTTCCTGGAGGGCCTGACGGAGCCGCCCGAGCCCGGCATGACCCGTACCGAGGTGACGTACCCGCTGGTCGAGCTGCTGCTGCCGGAGCTGGAGGAGTTCCTCGTCTACGTGTGGCGCCGCCAGCTCGCGGCCGCCACCGGCCGGGTCGTGCAGGTCGCGGACGACGAGGAGATGGTCGACCGCAGGCTCGCGGTGGGATTCGCGGACCTGGTGGGCTTCACCCGGCTGACGCGCCGGCTGGAGGAGGAGGAGCTCGGCGAGCTGGTCGAGGCCTTCGAGACCACGGCCGCGGACCTGGTGGCGGCGCACGGCGGCCGGCTCATCAAGACCCTCGGCGACGAGGTGCTGTACTGCGCAGACGACTCGGCGACGGCGGCGGAGATCGCGCTGCGGCTGATCGAGACGATGGAGGCCGATCCCCAGATGCCGGAGCTGCGGGTCGGGATCGCCTTCGGGACCGTGACGACCCGGATGGGCGACGTGTTCGGCACGACCGTGAACCTCGCCTCGCGGCTGACCTCCATAGCCCCGAAGGACGCCGTGCTGGTGGACGGGGCGATGGCCGAGGAGCTGAGCCGGACCGGAGCCGCGCCGAAGTCGGAGAAGGGCGCCGAGGCCGAGGAGGGCGGCGGCTCGTACCGTTTCGCGCTCCAGCCGATGTGGCAGCGGCCGGTCCGCGGTCTCGGTGTCGTGGAGCCCTGGTCGCTGACGCGCAGGACGCCTAAGATCCCCGGGTAA